The following proteins are encoded in a genomic region of Limosilactobacillus reuteri subsp. reuteri:
- a CDS encoding GntP family permease, producing MISWWGALIGLALAIFLILRKLDPVYSLLLGAIVGAIIGGAGLEGTINILVKGEQSVMGTVLRVLAAGMLAGVMMDSGAAETLARTIVNKFGDRLAIFALALATMVITAVGVFIPVAVLIVAPIALEVGRNMHISKLSLLVALSGGGKAGNIISPNANTIAAAKGFGLELSQVMIADFIPAVIALIVTVVVARMIRKKGRAVLEQDLEDSTKTIKQSDLPTFKQAIVAPVIAIVLLLLGPIGTICHLPLLAKVNLDATYVLPFAAIIGALAMGKGEKIKSYAQTGVSRMTGVVMILIGAGAIGATITASTFPELLIDLIKASHVPGVLLAPLSGILMAGATASTSTGVILATGSFAKSILGFGVAPLAAAAMVHTGAIVIDQLPQGNYFHVTANAMHMDIKERSQGIFYEFLVGGSAMLTATILYGFLHLL from the coding sequence ATGATTTCTTGGTGGGGAGCATTAATAGGATTAGCACTTGCGATTTTTTTGATTTTACGAAAACTAGATCCAGTATATTCGCTATTATTAGGAGCCATTGTCGGCGCCATTATTGGTGGGGCTGGTTTAGAAGGAACTATTAATATTTTGGTTAAAGGTGAGCAAAGTGTAATGGGAACGGTCCTTCGAGTATTAGCGGCAGGAATGTTAGCTGGCGTTATGATGGATTCTGGGGCTGCCGAAACCCTTGCACGGACGATCGTTAATAAATTTGGTGATCGGTTAGCTATTTTTGCATTAGCTCTTGCAACGATGGTAATTACAGCTGTGGGGGTCTTTATCCCAGTTGCTGTTTTAATTGTTGCACCAATTGCCCTTGAAGTTGGTCGCAATATGCATATTTCAAAATTATCTTTATTGGTTGCCTTATCTGGTGGAGGCAAGGCAGGTAACATAATCTCACCAAATGCAAATACAATTGCAGCGGCAAAGGGATTTGGTCTTGAGCTGAGTCAAGTAATGATTGCTGATTTTATTCCTGCCGTAATCGCTTTAATAGTTACAGTTGTTGTAGCTAGAATGATCCGCAAAAAAGGTAGGGCAGTTTTAGAACAAGATCTTGAAGATAGTACAAAAACAATCAAGCAAAGTGATTTGCCAACGTTTAAACAAGCCATCGTTGCTCCTGTTATTGCAATAGTTTTACTTTTATTAGGACCAATTGGAACTATTTGTCATTTACCATTATTAGCAAAGGTAAATTTAGATGCTACCTATGTTTTGCCATTTGCAGCAATAATAGGTGCTTTAGCAATGGGAAAAGGTGAGAAGATTAAAAGTTATGCTCAGACTGGTGTTAGTCGAATGACTGGTGTAGTAATGATTTTAATTGGTGCAGGTGCAATTGGTGCTACTATCACCGCGTCTACTTTCCCAGAGTTATTAATTGATCTTATTAAGGCAAGTCATGTGCCTGGTGTCTTATTAGCACCACTTTCTGGTATTCTCATGGCTGGAGCAACTGCTTCAACTTCTACGGGTGTTATTTTAGCTACTGGTTCTTTTGCCAAGTCTATTTTAGGATTTGGTGTTGCACCACTTGCAGCGGCGGCAATGGTTCATACTGGGGCGATTGTCATTGACCAATTACCTCAAGGAAACTATTTCCATGTTACAGCGAATGCAATGCATATGGATATTAAAGAACGATCGCAAGGTATTTTTTATGAATTCTTAGTTGGGGGTTCCGCAATGTTAACCGCAACTATCTTGTATGGCTTTTTGCATTTACTATAA